The Petrotoga mexicana DSM 14811 DNA segment TTTAAAATCCTTGTCTTTTAAATATTCAAAGATTTGGTCTTTTTTTGTTTTTGTTATACTTTCTGGTTTTATTTTTTTACCGTCCTCTTTTGTTAGAGGAATATTTTGACCTTTGTGCTCAAGGTAGATATTGTAGTACTTTTTTGGTTTGAAAGAGAAAATTTTCCTTTCTTTATCCACTATCAATTTTAATGCGGCAGATTGAACCCTTCCTGCGCTTGTTTTGTAATCCTTTAATACTTTCCAAACTAAGGGAGAGATTTTATATCCTACCACTCGATCCAAGATTCTTCTAGCTATCTGCGCGTCAACTTTTTTTAAGTCTAAACTTTGAGGATTACTTATTGAATTTTTTATTGCATTTTTCGTAATTTCTGAGAATATGATTCGATTTTTCTCTTTCGGGTCGAGATCTAAAAGCTGGGAAAGGTGCCATGCTATAGCTTCTCCTTCTCTATCCATATCCGAAGCTAATAATACTTTTTTCCCTTTTGTTTCTTTCTTTATTTCTTTTATAACCTTTTCTTTACCGGGAATCACTTGAAAGATTGGCTCAAAGTCGTGTTCGATATCAACACCAAACTCCTTTTTAGGTAAATCACGGATGTGACCTTTTGAAGCTATTACTTTATATTCCTTTCCTAAATATCTTTCTATTGTTTTTGCCTTTGATGGGGATTCAACGATCACTACATATTTACTTTTCCCACTATTGTTGTTGGATTTAGTGCTTTTTTTTGGCATTAATTGAATTACCTCCTGCTAGTATTTTTCTATTTTTATCTTGCGCGCCAGCCTTTTATCGTATTCACTCCAACTTTGATTTTTGTTTATTTGTAAAGTATTTCTAATATTATCTTTAACTTGAGCAATTTTGGAGTCCATGTTATCACTTAACCCAATAATAAATGATTCGATAGTTTTAGGAACTACAGGACTTCCATATTCGATTTCTCCATGATGGGAAAGTATGATGTGTATTAAATGATTAAGATCTGAGTCCTTTATTTTTGGAGTTACTTTTTTTGACTCCTCGTATACTATTTTTGTTCCAAGATGTATGTGTCCAATTAATTCACCTTGCTCCGTTTTTTCTATTCCACTGGGTTTTATAGCGTATTCTTCTATTTTTCCTATATCGTGCAAAAGTGATCCAGCTATTATAATATCTTTATTGATACATATTTCATTATCTTCGTTGTAAAGATCGTATAATCTTAAAGATAGTTCGGTAACCATTACAGTATGTTCCAATAAACCTCCAGGATAGGCATGATGTACTTCTATCGCTGCTGGTGAAAAAAGAAAGGATTCTCTTAATTTTGAATTAATCAAAAAGATCTGTTTTAGCAAAGATTTGATACCTTCATCTTCAACGGTTTCTATGTAATGTTCGAGTTTTGCTTTTAATTTTGATAGATCATTATTGGAAAAATGCAAGTACTTTTCAGGGTTGATATTCGTTATGTTAATCTTTTGCACTGAATTGGTCTCGTTACTAATATTAATTTGAAGTCTATTTTCAAAATAAACTATTTTGCCTTTTACTTTTATAACATCTCCAATATGAATCTTATTGTTGTTTGCTTCAGCGTTATACCAATCTATAGCTCTAATAGACTGACTTTTATCCGCAAGCGTAAACAACAAAAATGTTTTGTCATTTTTTGTTTTTTGAAGCTTTTTGCTCACAACTTTTCCTTCAATTTCTGCTTCTTCAGTTGGTTTTAAATCTGATATTAATGTAATATTTTCCCCATTTGTCTTTGGTTGAAACGGATTATCTTTTATTATATCTCCCAAAGAATAATCTTCATTCAAAATATTTTCCTCCCTTAATGTAAAACCGCCGAACCCTTTGAGTTATTCTTGAGATTACTTCATAGTTTATAGTAGAAGTGTTTTTAGCTACTTCTTCTGCGCTTATTTCATCGTACTTTTGCTTTCCAATGATAACAACTTCATCGCCGATTGATACATTATTATCAGTAACATCCACCACGATCTGATCCATAGATACTCTACCTAATATTTTACATCGCTTTCCGTTAATTAAAACTTCTCCTTTGTTAGAAAGGGCTCTAAAATACCCGTCTCCATATCCTATAGGAACAATGGCAGTTTTCATCTTTTTTTGTACTTCATAAGTTCGACCATAACCAATAGTATCGTGTGGTTGGAGGGTATGAATGCTCGCGATGATGGTCTTTAATTCTAAAATTGGTTTTAATTGATCAATTTTATAAGTTGTGGATGGTTGTAAGCCATAAGTGGCAATTCCTGGTCTCACATAATCTAAAGAGTATTCAGGGAAAAAAAGAGCAGCAGCACTGTTAGAGATATGTTTTTTTTCAACATCTATCCCTGAACTGATTATATAATCCAATAAATTCATATATTTTTCAAATTGAACTTTGGTGAATTCATCTTTTTCATCTGCACTGGCAAAATGAGAATAAACACCTTCTATTTGAACATTTTTATCTTTGATCAATTTTATTAATTGTGGTAAATTTTCCTCTTTTATGCCAATTCTGTTGATTCCAGTATCCACGTTGATATGAAACTTAAATTTGCCAACATCTTTTCCTAGTATATCACATACTTTTTCTAAAAATGTATATGAAGTAATTGTAGGTCTCAAAAACTGGGAGAATTCCAATAACTCTTCAAAATCATTTGGACTGAAGTAATTAAAAATTAAAATAGGGAGGAGGATTCCCTCCTTTAAGATTTCTAAAGCTTCTTCCAAATAAGCAACAGCCAGCATAGTATAATTTTCATTAAATAATTGCCTTGCTAAAGGAAGCATGCCATGTCCATAAGCGTTCGCCTTTAAAACCGGTATAATACTAGTTTTTGTTTGGTTTTGTATATAATTCAAATTTTCTAAGTATTTATCAATATTTATATATGCGACCGTTTCTCTACCCTTCAATTTTATCCCCTTTTAAAAAAGAAATGAGTTTATCTCGGTCTTGTATATACTTAGGTAAAATAATTGTTTTATCCTTTAAAATTATTATTATTTTTCTGGAAGTTATAACCGTTTCTTTAATGGAGGATTTACTGAAATGCTCATATCTTTCTGAAAATACAGAGGTAATAACGTAAAAAGTTTTGTTATTTTGATCATAAATAATAGGATATCGCATGAATTTTCTAATGGAATAAAATAGAATTGTAACTATTATTCCAAGAAATATAAAAGCTATAATACCCTTTGGATAAAGACTGTATAAATAATTACCTAGTATAAACAAAAATAAAACAAAGATTAGAGGTAGCAAGTAAAGGATTTTCGAATATCTAAACTTATAAAGAATTTTTCATTCCCTCTTCTATTTAACTTATTTTTTAGAGTGCGCAATTAACATTATACAATAATTTTGAGTAATTGGCAAAAATTTTCTTCTTTTAGTGTATAATGTGCATTGAAGTGGGGCCTCACTTATAATAACATTAATTAATATTACAGAGGGATGAAATACGATGACGAAAAAAGAAATTAGAGAAATGATTTTAAAAAAAAGGTTGGATCTAGATCAAGAAAAATATGAAGAATATTCACAAAAAATAGTAGAAAAATTGAGAAGTCAAATCAAAAAAATGGATTTTGGTTCTATTGCTCTCTATTATCCCATAAATAAAGAAGTAGACGTATTACCTTTAATAGGGGAATTGTTAAAAACTCAAAAAAAAGTATATTTACCAAAGGTCTTAGGCAAACAAATGAAGATGGGGAGAGTAAAAAGTCTCGATCGCTTGGTTAAAAGTAAATTTAATATTCCGGAACCCATAGATGAAGAATTTTCTTCAAAAATTGATCTTTACGTAATCCCTGCAATTGCCTACGATTTTAAAGGATATAGAATTGGATATGGTGGAGGTTATTACGATAGATACTTCCTTCAAAACCCTAAAACTTACTTAATAGGAGTGATATTCAACTTTCAATTAATAGATTCCGTTCCTACTCATCCGAACGATTTACAAGTTGATTTAATTATCACTGAAAAAAACGAAATAGAAATGAAGTGAACTGTGGGGCAAAGGGGCGCACTAAAACATATCTTAAAGTTTCTAATGGCAATATTAAATAAATATTTTATAGGAGGTTAAAAAATGTTTAAAGTCAGCGTAGTTCAATTCAAACCAGAACTATTTGAGATCAAGAAAAATGTAGACAAGGTAATGAAGATCATCGAAGGGGTAGATAGCGATTTTATAGTATTTCCAGAATTAGCTTTTTCCGGTTACGCTTTTTCTTCCAAAAAAGAAGTAGAAGAAACTTATGAATCACCTTTAGAGGAAAATGGATACGCCTTTAATATCTTCAAGGAATTTTCTAAAGATACTGGTATAAGTGTAGTATATGGTTTTAACGAGAAATATGAAGATAAGTATTATAATTCATCAATTTTGATCAATAGTGATGGGACATTTAAAATATACAGAAAGACTCACTTGTTTTTCAGAGAGAAATTATTTTTTACCCCTGGGGACACTGGTTTTTGGGTGGAAAATGTTAACGGGATAAATGTGGGAGTTGCCATTTGTTTTGATTGGTACTTTCCAGAATCCTTTAGAACATTGGCTTTATTAGGTGCAGATTTAATCTTGCATCCAGCAAATTTAGTCTTACCATATTGTCAAGAAGCCAACAAAATTAGATCTTTAGAAAACAAGATTTATATTGCCACATCGAATATTTGGGGAACCCAGAACAATGGTGAAATACAGTATTCTTTCACGGGAAAAAGTCAAGTCTCATCACCTGATGGGGAGGTGCTTTTTAGATTACCGGAGCAAGGAGATTACATTCATACAGTAGAAATTGATGAAAAAAGATCTCAAAATAAAAGTATCAATGAATACAACGATCTCTTCAAGGATCGAAAACCAAAATATTATTTTCACTCTTAGATTAAGAGTGATATAATATTTGGTTGCTTTTAAATTTAGATTACTTATAAGTATTTTATCATAGATATTATATGTATTCTCTTAACTGAATAAATCACTTGAAAAAAAAGAGTGTTTGAATTATAATAGTATTAGAGTCAAATAACATATACACATGTAGAAATAAAAAAGTTTTAGTAAGGGGGTATTTTCATGAGTGCAAAAGAATATGTTGTAGGTATAGACTTAGGTACCACTAATTCAGCTATTGCTTGGGTAAAACCAGATGGTAACCCTGAAGTAATACCCAATGCGGAAGGTAAAAGGACTACGCCTTCTATTGTTTCTTTTAGTAAAGATGGTCAGATATTAGTAGGTGAACCAGCTAAAAGGCAAGTTATTTTAAATTCAGACAGAACTGTTCGCTCTATTAAAAGGTACATGGGAAGTGACTATACAGTAAAAATCGATGATAAGGTGTATACACCTCAACAGATAAGTGCTTTTATACTTAAAAAGCTGGTTAAAGATGCGGAAGAATATTTAGGAGGAAAGATCAAAAAGGCTGTTATTACTGTTCCTGCTTATTTTAACGATGCTCAAAGGCAAGCAACAAAAGAAGCGGGTGAAATTGCAGGATTGGAGGTTCTAAGAATAATAAACGAACCAACAGCGGCATCCATAGCTTTTGGTCTTGATCGGTCAAAAGAAGAAAGAAAAATAGTTGTATATGATCTTGGTGGTGGAACATTTGATGTTTCCATTTTAGATATAGGTGAAGATATCATAGAGGTTATCGCTACTTCAGGGAACAATCATCTAGGTGGAGACGATTTTGATCAAAGAATAATCGACTGGTTAGCTGATGAATTTATGAAAGAGTACAAGGTTGACTTAAGAAAAGATAAGCAAGCACTTCAAAGATTGAAAGAAGCAGCTGAATCTGCGAAGATAGAATTATCAAGTAAATTGGAAACGGATATAAATTTACCTTTCATCACGGTTGTCGACGGTCAACCTGTTCACTTAGAAAAGAAACTAACAAGAACTAAATTAGAAGAACTCATTGGAGACCTAATAGAATCGACAAGAGGCCCCATTGAGAATGCAATGCGGGATGCTAAACTTTCTCCACAAGATATAAGTGATGTACTACTTGTAGGTGGTTCAACGAGGATACCCGCCGTCCAAAAATTGGTTAAAAATTATTTTGGGAAAGATCCTGCAAAGAATGTTAACCCAGATGAAGCAGTCGCAATTGGAGCAAG contains these protein-coding regions:
- a CDS encoding 3'-5' exoribonuclease YhaM family protein; this encodes MNEDYSLGDIIKDNPFQPKTNGENITLISDLKPTEEAEIEGKVVSKKLQKTKNDKTFLLFTLADKSQSIRAIDWYNAEANNNKIHIGDVIKVKGKIVYFENRLQINISNETNSVQKINITNINPEKYLHFSNNDLSKLKAKLEHYIETVEDEGIKSLLKQIFLINSKLRESFLFSPAAIEVHHAYPGGLLEHTVMVTELSLRLYDLYNEDNEICINKDIIIAGSLLHDIGKIEEYAIKPSGIEKTEQGELIGHIHLGTKIVYEESKKVTPKIKDSDLNHLIHIILSHHGEIEYGSPVVPKTIESFIIGLSDNMDSKIAQVKDNIRNTLQINKNQSWSEYDKRLARKIKIEKY
- the alr gene encoding alanine racemase, which encodes MKGRETVAYINIDKYLENLNYIQNQTKTSIIPVLKANAYGHGMLPLARQLFNENYTMLAVAYLEEALEILKEGILLPILIFNYFSPNDFEELLEFSQFLRPTITSYTFLEKVCDILGKDVGKFKFHINVDTGINRIGIKEENLPQLIKLIKDKNVQIEGVYSHFASADEKDEFTKVQFEKYMNLLDYIISSGIDVEKKHISNSAAALFFPEYSLDYVRPGIATYGLQPSTTYKIDQLKPILELKTIIASIHTLQPHDTIGYGRTYEVQKKMKTAIVPIGYGDGYFRALSNKGEVLINGKRCKILGRVSMDQIVVDVTDNNVSIGDEVVIIGKQKYDEISAEEVAKNTSTINYEVISRITQRVRRFYIKGGKYFE
- a CDS encoding 5-formyltetrahydrofolate cyclo-ligase, encoding MTKKEIREMILKKRLDLDQEKYEEYSQKIVEKLRSQIKKMDFGSIALYYPINKEVDVLPLIGELLKTQKKVYLPKVLGKQMKMGRVKSLDRLVKSKFNIPEPIDEEFSSKIDLYVIPAIAYDFKGYRIGYGGGYYDRYFLQNPKTYLIGVIFNFQLIDSVPTHPNDLQVDLIITEKNEIEMK
- a CDS encoding nitrilase-related carbon-nitrogen hydrolase produces the protein MFKVSVVQFKPELFEIKKNVDKVMKIIEGVDSDFIVFPELAFSGYAFSSKKEVEETYESPLEENGYAFNIFKEFSKDTGISVVYGFNEKYEDKYYNSSILINSDGTFKIYRKTHLFFREKLFFTPGDTGFWVENVNGINVGVAICFDWYFPESFRTLALLGADLILHPANLVLPYCQEANKIRSLENKIYIATSNIWGTQNNGEIQYSFTGKSQVSSPDGEVLFRLPEQGDYIHTVEIDEKRSQNKSINEYNDLFKDRKPKYYFHS
- the dnaK gene encoding molecular chaperone DnaK, with protein sequence MSAKEYVVGIDLGTTNSAIAWVKPDGNPEVIPNAEGKRTTPSIVSFSKDGQILVGEPAKRQVILNSDRTVRSIKRYMGSDYTVKIDDKVYTPQQISAFILKKLVKDAEEYLGGKIKKAVITVPAYFNDAQRQATKEAGEIAGLEVLRIINEPTAASIAFGLDRSKEERKIVVYDLGGGTFDVSILDIGEDIIEVIATSGNNHLGGDDFDQRIIDWLADEFMKEYKVDLRKDKQALQRLKEAAESAKIELSSKLETDINLPFITVVDGQPVHLEKKLTRTKLEELIGDLIESTRGPIENAMRDAKLSPQDISDVLLVGGSTRIPAVQKLVKNYFGKDPAKNVNPDEAVAIGASVQASIMVGETERDLVLVDVTPLSLGVEVKGGLMEVIIPRNNKIPVKKSKVFTTSVDGQTEVEVRVYQGERPLARDNFFLGSFKLTGIPPAPRGVPQIEVTFDIDSNGIVSVSAKDLGTQKQQSMVVTGRHKLDKEQIDRMMKEAREYEEQDKKVKEKIELRNQADDLIYQTEKLLRENGDKIPDDLKSNIAEKTKELKQALEEDNVGKIKIVKDELQQEIIKVGQYIYQNQNPEATTGTTNPGNNPEN